The Halichoerus grypus chromosome 9, mHalGry1.hap1.1, whole genome shotgun sequence genomic sequence CTGATGCAGAGAGTTTTGCTGCCTCCTTCCACCTCCTCACTCACCCCTCCTGTGCTCCTTACCTATAGCCCAGAAGCTCCAGGCACACTTCAGTGAGAGCCAACAAAAGGGAACCATGGAGAAGAACCACAGAAAGTAGAGGCTTATTACATCATTGTGGGGGCCCCTTAGCTGTTTTGGAGGGTTCTGCTTCTGGTGGGAGTGCTCTGCTCTAATGTTGGGACAAGACTTAGGGAGAAGGGCAGGTCATTCTTCAGGCCATTGACCAGACCTGTAAATGAGGCCAGAGCCAGAAACAGAGAGATTTGCAATGTCTCTCCTCCAACTTCTAATAATTTTGCCAgatgccttttgtggttttatagaCCTGGGATAGTTCTCTCAGTTCTGAAAGCCCATAGTAAAAATCTGTTCCAGAATCTAGGACAATCCCTGGTATATGGTAGCTTCtcaaatatgtgttgaatgaatgcatgagaaGTCTTCCTACCCCAAAGTATGGTGCACATTTGGAACAAGCCTCAAAGTTGGTGAAAGGAGTCTACCTGGGGGGCCTTGGCCTTTGTTGTATAGGGCTGACCTTCTCGCTTTCCTTTGGGTTATATGCTGTGTTGCAAAACATGGAGGCTTTGATCTCTAGACAACTTACATTGTCTAGGGCAGGGATGTGTCAAAGAATGAAGGGGTCACCGTGCAATGATCCTAGTACTCGCGTTAAGCATGTCCTTGGGGCCTGGTACTGTGTGTACACATTGCCTGCATTTTGTCCTGCATCAGCCCCCTGTGATGCCGGGCCACACTTTCAAGGGCAGGCTGCCTTCTCCAGGACCTTTTGAAGGAATGTGATTGATATGTCTATACCTTGTAATTATCTACATTATCTAAATAAGCAAAATACTGTAGatctgtttaattttaatttttgcagaTTACAAATGTTTTCCCCCAAAAGTCACCCAGGGATAAGTAAGGCTATAAAACCAAGATTCATCCTTTTTTGAAGAAGAGTCTGTCCCAAATACCAGGTGTCCTGCTGAATGATCTGACCTATAATAACTGATAAGTAGAGGCCAGTAAGAGACTTTGGAATCCATGAGGCTATCTTGGTCTGTTGTTTGCCTCATTTAAGGCTTGATACATTTTTGAGATACTAAACATTTATCTCCCCAAATAGGCAGCCAGAGATGAAACTTGGGAGTGACATGAATGATTCAGGTCTCTGTGACATCAGCATCCTGTTACTGCTCCGCAGGGTGCTCAGTGTCACTGGGGGCCTGGCATGCCTGTGAATGACAATGGCCATTGCAACAGCTTTAAAAGactttcaaaatagaaatgtttGCAATGGCTTGGCATTCAACCAATTTGGAAGGCTAAAATCCCATAGTTAGGATCCTGGGgatttctaattttctcttcctttttcagaGGCTCTTTTCCAGGACTCAGTCAGTGTTAATGAATGGCTAGGTGACAGAACATCCGGTAGACTGGTCTTGAGGTCGTGGAAGATAAACtaagttaataaagaaaaatatttatcacacGAATGCTGTAGAGCAAGACAGAATACAGCTGGGTCATTCAACAAGACAGTTGttcataaaaatgaggaaaaaaaatgaaaggctaAGGGGATATTTGAGTATGTTATGATTGGAAACTTATGATTCTATAAGGTGCTCCCTGTCCTCTAGAATTTGTGTTCTAAATCTCATCTTAGAATTATCccacttatataaatatatatatatatatgtatacacacacacacacacacacacacacacacacacacacacacacacacacaatggaatattatgcagccatcaaaaggaatgagatcttgccatttgcaacgacatggatagaactggagggtgttatgctgagcgaaataagtcaatcagagaaagacatgtatcatatgacctcactgataggaggaattcttaatctcaggaaacaaactgagggttgctggagtggtggggggtgggagggatggagtggctgagtgatagacattggggagggtatgtgctatggtgagcgctgtgaattgtgcaagactgttgaatcacagatctgtacctctgaaacaaataatacaatatatgttaaaaaaagaagaagatagcaagaggggaagaatgaagggggggaaatcggagggggagacgaaccatgagagacaatggactctgaaaaacaaactgagggttctagaggggagggaggtgggaggatgggttagtctggtgatgggtattaaggagggcacattctgcatggagcactgggtgttatatgcaaacaatgaatcatggaacactacatcaaaaactaatgatgtaatgtatggtgattaacataacaataaaaaattaaaaaaaaaaaagaagtatcccACTTAGaagtggctctgtcagttaagcatctgactcttgatttcggctcgggtcatgatctcagggttgtgagatcaagccacgCATCAAGCTTTAcatggggcatggagcctacttaagattttcttttttaaggattttatttatttatttaattgacagagagagagacacacagcgagagagggaacacaagcagggggagtgggagagggagaagcaggcttcccgccgagcagggagcccgatgaggggcttgatcccaggaccctgggatcatgacctgagccgaaggcagtcgcttaaccaactgagccacccaggcgcccctacttaagattttctctccctctcccttaacCGAtcccccataaaaaaaaaaaaagaaatatccccCGTTGTACTTCTATTTGATTTTAGGTCATATATGATGGCAGTCTTCATTCGAGATTCTGAATATCTGTTTATAGAATGACATACATAAAGGCATTGCCTGGACTTGGCAAGTTTTTGTGGAAAAGGAatgattttcaaatttgtttttatagtgCTTTAATATGATACCATCCAACTTAGATACTActggtttttgttgctattgctaAAATAACTATTAACCTCTATAATATTAATCTAATATTTGCTGGGCACATTATTAACATTTAGTCTATGAAGTCACAGTTCAGTTTCATTAATTTAACTACAGCAGGATAAACAAGTCTCAATCCAGGACCCCACTGCCTATGTCCAAATCACTTTGAGCTcctgagttgttttgttttgttttgtttttccttaagacTATAAGACTCATGAAAAGCTTACACCAAGCCCTCAACTATCTATTAAGGCTTGACATTTGCCAAACACTGTGATAGCATAGTGTTTGTTTGGCACATTTTCTTAATAGAAGTTCCGTGGGTGAGAAAgtagtgtgtgtgcacacactcacgTCACACGCAATAGGTGTCTGTCAGGTAGAGAAGGCAGACCATGATACGTGTTTTAACATTTGTGGAATATATTGccctgtgagagagagagaagtaatcACGGGTCAAAATGGCTGATTCGCAGTTCGATCTCTGGGGCGGGGTCTGCAGTTAAGGGGTCCTCACCGCAGGCCTGCAGAGCCTCACTCAGGATCCACACTGCTGAAAGGATCGCACTGCCTGTTCACCAATGAAGATATCTGGAGAGAGCGCTTAGTGAGAAGTACCTACAGATCACAACCATGTATTGCCCCAGACACCCCTGAGAAACACTGACCGTGCGTCAGCTAGTTGCAAAGGTGTGCCATGGGAAAGGACTTCGAGCCACTGCCTGGTGTGGCTTCACACTTACCCTCCATCAGTTTGATCCTGAAGTAGGCGatgagaagaagcagcagcaaggTCACAGGTAGGAAGACCCCAGCGAGCAGGAACCAGCCAGGGAGCTCCCTCATGAATGCCGACATCACAGGGCTCATTGCCAATCACCCAGACCCCAGGGGCCAGCGAGTTCACGCTCAGGGTGAGGGCAGCTTTGCTCAGAGTCTGCACTTGTTTTCTTCTGGGGCTCCGGCCTTTGCTCAGCACATCTCGATGGAAATCTTGTGGACTTTGCTCTATTTCAACAGCCCCGTGAATTCTGAGAGGATTGCTAGCAGGTTACTCTATAACTCAGCTACAAAGTGTAGAGGAATTTGAATGTGATTCCTCCAAACCATTCCAGAGAGGAGCATTTATCTGGCCAGGGTTGGGAATGACACCAGGAGGCCTAGATTTCTTTGTATTCAGTTTCTCTGGAATGAAAAGTACCTGACTCCAAGCAAAACTCATtgttatagatattttatttatatattcccaGACATGGGAAGaatttttcctacattttctaaatttcagaGTTGAAAATTACTTAGTAGCCATGTTCATGTACTTATGAACCTGTGTCTAGAAAGAGTGAATTTTCCTTCATATGTAGTTGATATAACTAATATCAAGGAAGGAGGAGCAATATTCTTTCCATATGTAAAAACTCTTCCTAGTATATCCTCCTCTGAATACTTTTCTGAGAGGTGCActggtatatttatttattcaacaaatatttaatccTACTAGAACCCAACCTCTTGGCTAGATGCTGGCTGTACAAAGAATAGTAAGTCATGGTCCCTGCTTTCTGAGAGTGGAAATAGACACAGAAAGAGGTAATTGCCACAAGTGTTACAGTGATGGAATGGATAGTAATATagccccttttccttctccccttgaTGCATCAGTTTTTGCTCACTGCTTTAGTAGTTTGTACTCTTAGTTATCTTTTGCTTATACATTTCTGTGGTCCACCATTAGCAGTAGAAGGTGGGCCCTGAATGCTAGTGTTGTGGTTTGTGTGGTAACTACAGAGtttctgggaaaagaaagggCAGTAAATCATTTTGACACTGATGTATTAACTAAGTTGAGTTGTCACTGACTGCTTTAGTGAAAAAAGTTCAAAGATACTGGTCTACTAAACTAAAAGCAATGGAAAGAATCATTTCCATAATCAAAGAATCTCCTGGAGAATTTGGGAAATTTGGAGGGGAAATTGACAGCCACCTTCTTGGGTTCACGTTCTAACCTCTTTTCATGTTCTaaccctgtccctgtccccactgGGGAGCTGCCTGGGTGAGTGGCTGGCAGATTCTATCAAGCACATGCTGTTGTGAGTGCCTCTTGAATTCTTTTCACCAGGGATTTTGCATGGCCATGCAGAGTCTTAGTCCCCCTTGTAAAGCAGCaccctaatttataaaataagaagaatgGAGAGCATCTCTGGGATGCTTGGCTGGCATTCCTAAGCAATGAACAGTAAACAGCTTCCTCTCAGAAGAGAGACATCTTAATTTCAGAAAGAGCCATTTAGAATAGCCAAGATTAAGTCAGCATCTGTCGTACCTTatttgcttctcttctccccctccacacTCCCTTGAGTGGTGTTGTTGCTATTTCTCTTGGGTGCTTTCCAATGAGATGGCTCTCTGGTGCTCTTTCAGCTTGAACAGGATGCTAATTTGTAAAGGGTCAGTCTACAAAGAAATTCCATGAGCAGGTGACATTACCAGGGAGATGTTAGGCAGCTTTTAGGCAGACTGTTTGTcatgttctttctttccattttattccatTCAGCATTCAGGCCTTCACTGAATGCCTAGCAAAGGTAAGTAAGAGTAACACGCAAATATATAAATGACAATGATATAAGCTCCTAATTTGACCTATAAAGTGCAATGTAAGCACTGAGGAGAGACTGACTGATTCCAGTTAGGGAATTGGACCAAGGTCATTAAAAGGATAGCATTTGAGCTAAGCCTGGGGATGGGGAGCTGTGGAATGACCTCCTTAGACAAATACATGACAGTAGGTCAGGGCAAGGTTTATGGaggacagggaaaaaaataagagtaccCAAATGATATGGGGTTCAGACCAGAGATATGGAGGTAGAAAATGGGGTAGCATCAAGGCATAGACTCTTGAAAGCCCTGCTAAGGACTGCACTGTTTAGAGAAGGGGGACCAATGGAAGGTCTTTGATCATGGAAGTTCATGAGCTGACCTGGGTTCATTTAGGTAGCCTTTGGGAGAATGGACTGAAGAGAAGATCAGAGTAGACTGTCTCAACATGGTATCAAGATATAATGAGTCTGAGATGGGGgcggcagagggaagggaaagaggaggacaAGAGGCTGCAGGAATCATATGAACAGTCCTTGGTgaataatgagagagagaggtaaatgTCACCCATGATACTACTAatcactgagcacttactctgtatCGGGCACCTCATAAATACTCTATGTGCATCTTATTTAATCTCCAGAGTAACCTTATAAGGAAGAGACTCattaaacaaatgaagaaatgaggcacagagaggttaaataactctCCCAAGATGCATATGTAATCAGTGACAGATCTGGGACCGTACTCCTGAACCTGTGCTCTCATCCACTGTGCTGTGCCGGGTGTGGGTGGCTGGGGAGATGGTAGTGCTGGAAGGGGAGACCTGAACACAGGCTGGGCAGCAGGTTTGGATGGGGGAACATTTATAGTTTTGCACTCATTAAATTGGAGGTAATGGAAGGGGAAGCTTGTGGAAATCTGGAGGTCAGGAGAGAGGACAAGTCTTGCAGTGCAGATTGGGAGTTCTTAGAGTACAGATGGTGGCTGGGGCCGAGCAGGTGGAGAGATTGCTCAGGAAGGAGTGTACATGAGAATAAAAGAGAGACCAGCTGCGGACCCTAAAGAACGTTCTCGCTTAAGACATGGGAGGAAGGATGAGAACCAGGGAAGAAAACCAAACGACTCTATGGGGTAGGAGAGGAGCCCACAGGATGCAAAGTTAGGAAATGGTTGCAAAAGAAAGTTCCAAAAAGGAGAGGGTGAGAAGTAGTATCAGTGACTGGTTCTGAGCTAATTCTGACCCACGTGGAGAATTCTAAGAGGTGCAATCTGTGAAGTGGACTTAAAGGTTTACTCTCTTCTTAAAAAGGCTCTtttgggatataattgacataataaACTATACAACTTGGTAAGTTTTGACCTATGTGTATATGCCTGTGAGCTCATTGTCACAATCAAATGAAGAACCtatccatcaccccaaaagttttctctgttcctttcccatCTCAGTCTCCTACCCGTCCTGCTCCCCCAATCTGCAGTCAACCCCTGATCTATTATCTGTTACTatgtgtttgcattttttagaattttatacacatggaatcatacagtatgtctcTTTTTTGTCTAGCTTCGTTCACttggcataattattttgaaattcatccatgttgttgtgtttCAATACACAGCTTTATATTGCCAAATAGCTTTTCATTGTGTGGATATCCATTTTTTACCCATTAACCTGTtagagctgctatgaacattcctgcataattctttttatggACATGTGCTATGtgctctcatttctcttgggtagatacctagggatcaaatggctggatcatatggtaagtgtatgtttaactttttaagaaattgtcaacCCGTTTTCCAAactagttgtaccattttatatctcTGCCAGCAGTGTTATAAGAATTCTAGTTTCctcacatgctcaccaacacttggtatggtcaggTTTTTGGCTATTCCAATGATAGGTAGTGgaatctcactgtggttttagtatgcatttccctaatgatgttgaacatcttttcaggtaCCTGTTTGCCATTTTATGTATCTTAGTTCATAAAGTATCTGTTCAACACTTTTGCATGTTTcaaaaaaattagattatttcttccagagttttgagagttcttcatATACTCTGGATacaagtcaattatcatatatatgatttgcaaggattttttcccccactctagctttgtcttttcattcactTACCAATGTCTTTGAAaacacagaagttttaaattttaattaagttcagttaactaatttatttttctatggaTTGTGCTTTTCATGGCATGTCTAAGAAGATAAAGATAAGAAATCTTTGAttagctcaaggtcacaaagactttctcttgtgttttcctctgttttgtagttttagcttttatatttaggatTATGATCTATcgtgagttaatttttatatatgatgagAGATATGGGTTAgagtactttcttttttcatacAGATCTtcaattgttccagcactatttgttgacaAAGCAGTTCTTGCTCCTGAATTGCCTTTgaacctttgtcaaaaatcagaaGT encodes the following:
- the SMLR1 gene encoding LOW QUALITY PROTEIN: small leucine-rich protein 1 (The sequence of the model RefSeq protein was modified relative to this genomic sequence to represent the inferred CDS: inserted 2 bases in 1 codon; substituted 1 base at 1 genomic stop codon), whose product is MVQCIFSNNINDFSYYMVKSQKAGTMTYYSLYSQHLAKRIHGAVEIEQSPQDFHRDVLSKGRSPRRKQVQTLSKAALTLSVNSLXPLGSGXLAMSPVMSAFMRELPGWFLLAGVFLPVTLLLLLLIAYFRIKLMEVNEELSQSPHDQHKRKAGSYLYQRMKRT